A stretch of DNA from Streptomyces spiramyceticus:
CACGGCTGACCACGGACCACACAGCGGGCCAGCCGCAGTCGTCCGGATTCGGTCAGTGGGGCATTACGGTGGGGCACGAGGGCCTCCTGTCATCGGCGTAGATGTCGCAATCCACACCGAGCCAGAAGGCCCTCACTTATTCGGTCCTCCTGGAAGATGCCCAATTCTTTGGGCGAGTAGCTGACGTAAACGTTCTTCGTATGCTGCGCGCGAGATCGTCGAATTATCGGGTACCTGCCCTGCCCGGAGATAACTCGGTCGATGTCTTCCGCCCCAGGGATCTCTCGACCGGTCGTCGTGTCGGCGGTGGTCAGGGGGGAGGGCTGCCTCAGCGGCCTGACGATGCGTCGGGAAAGTCAGCCATTGGTCAGCATGAGTCCTGAAAAGCCCGGGGAAAGCTGACCGAACATGCGAATCGTTGTACGCTCCGGAGACCGCCCTTGACCTGCGTGAAGCAGGCAGGGAGCAGACATTTCGGGAGTTTCTTCATGTTTCGGACAATGTTCAAGTCCAAGATCCACCGTGCCACCGTGACGGAGGCCGACCTCCACTACGTCGGCTCTGTCACCGTCGACGCCGACCTCCTGGAGGCGGCCGATCTGCTGCCCGGTGAGCTCGTCCACATCGTCGACATCACCAATGGCGCCCGCCTGGAGACGTACACCATCGAGGGTGAGCGCGGCTCCGGCGTCATCGGCATCAATGGCGCCGCCGCCCACCTCGTACACCCCGGCGACCTGGTGATCCTCATCAGCTACGCCCAGGTCGACGACGCCGAGGCGCGGTCCCTGAAGCCGCGGGTCGTCCACGTCGACGCCGACAACCGGATCGTGGCCCTCGGCGCCGATACGTCGGAGCCCGTGCCCGGCACCGATACGCGGCGCAGCCCGCACGCCGCCCCTGCGGAGGCAGTCCAGGTCTGAGGCGGCAGCCTCTCGGGCCGCCCCCGCTGATCATGTCCGCGCCCTAAGCTCGCTGTCATGCTCACGCTGCTGCACACCTCCCCGGTCCATGTCCCGGTCTTCGACGTCCTGCGGGACCGCGAACACCCCGGCCTCGGACTGCGCCATCTGGTGTACGAGGAACTGCTGGCCCGGGCCCGCTCCGGCGGGCCCGGCGCGGTGGGGCCCGAGATCGCCACGGTGCTCGCCGAGGCCGTCGCCGACGGCGCGACGGCTGTGCTCTGCACGTGCTCCACGATCGGCGGTACGGCGGAGTCGTACGCCGCGCAGGCCGGTGTCCCGGTGCTGCGCGTCGACCGGCCGATGGCCGCGGCGGCGGTCGCGGCGGCCCCTGGCCGCGACCCGGTCCGTATCGCGGTCGTCGCGGCGCTGCACAGCACCCTGGCACCGACGGCCGACCTGATCAGGGAAGAGGCGGACGCGGCCGGACGGCAGGTGCACATCCTCACCGTGCCGGCCGAAGGCGCGTGGAAATACTTCGAGGACGGGGACCGGGACGGCTACCTGGACGCCGTGGCCGAGACCGTGGACGGGATCGACGGGATCGACGGGGTTGACGGGGTCGCCGGGGTCGACGAGGTCGATGTCGTTGTCCTGGCCCAGGCCTCCATGGCGGACGCGGCCGCCCGTACCCGTACCGCCGTTCCCGTCCTCTCCAGCCCGGTCCCGGGACTGCGCGCGGCAGCGGCGGTCGCCCTCCGCTAGAAGCGCCGGATCCGCTGCGGCATGTGTGGGCCCGGCGGGCGGGGGCAACCGCACGGGGAGAAAGTGGTCCTGACCGTTCCACCACCGGCAGGGAGTCAGCCATGACCCAGCCCCCCGTCCCAGGTCCAGTACCCCCCGGGCCCGTGCCGACCCCACCGCCGCCCGGCCCGCCGGGGCCGGATCCCGGCCCCCTCCCGGGCCCGGGCCCCGTCCCACCGGGACCCGCCCCGGATCCCATCCCCAAGCCCCCGTCACCCGGCCCGGACCCCAGCCCCGTTCCGGAGCCCGAGCCGCAGCCGGGGCCCATCGGGCCGCTCTGAGCAGCAGTCCTAACCAGTTCTAACCAGTCCTTATCAGTCGGCACCAGTCCTGATCAGTCGGCGCGCACCTCGGACCGGTTACCGCCCCAGAGAGTGTGGAACGAACCCTCGCGGTCGGTGCGCCGGTAGGTGTGCGCCCCGAAGAAATCGCGCTGCCCCTGGGTGAGGGCCGCGGGCAGCCGTTCGGCGCGCAGCGCGTCGTAGTACGCCACTGCCGCCGAGAAGCCGGGCGTCGGGACCCCGCCCCGAGCGGCGGCCGTCACCACCGCGCGCCAGTCGTCCTGCGCCGTACCGATCTCCTCGGTGAAGCCCTTGTCGGCGAGCAGGCTCGGCAGGTCGGGGCGGTCGTCGTACGCGGCCCTGATCCGGTCCAGGAAGGCGGCACGGATGATGCAGCCCTCGCGCCAGATCGAAGCCACCGCGCCGAGGTCGATGTTCCAGCCGTACGCCTCGCTGCCCGCCCGGATCTGGTGGAAGCCCTGGGTGTACGACACGATCTTGGACGCGTAGAGCGCCTGCTCGACCTGGCCGGCGAAGGCGGCCGCATCGGCCTCGCCCAGCGGCTCCGACCGGGGCCCGGGCAACGCGCCCGACGCCTTCCGCAGGTCCTTGTGCCCCGACAGGGAACGGGCGAAGACGGCTTCGGCGATGCCCGACACCGGCACGCCCAGGTCGAGCGCGATCTGCACGGTCCAGCGTCCCGTGCCCTTCTGCTCGGCCTCGTCGGCGACGATGTCGACAAAGGGCTTCCCGGTGTCGGCGTCGGTGTGGGCGAGCACCTCGGCGGTGATCTCGATCAGATACGAGTCGAGGCGGCCGGTGTTCCAGGAGCGGAAGGTCTCCGCGATCTTCCCGGGGCTGTAGCCCGCAACCGCGCGCAGCAGGTGATACGCCTCCGCGATCAACTGCATGTCGGCGTACTCGATGCCGTTGTGCACCATCTTCACGAAGTGGCCCGCGCCGTCGGGGCCGATGTGGGCCACACAGGGGCTGCCGTCCTTCGCCTTCGCGGCGATCTTCTCCAGCAGCGGCCCCAGTGAGCCGTACGACTCGACGGATCCGCCCGGCATGATGCTGGGGCCGTGCAGCGCGCCCTCCTCGCCGCCCGAGATGCCCGTACCGACGAAGTGGATGCCGTGCTCCCGCAGTTCCTTCTCACGGCGCCGCGTGTCCTCGAAGTGGGCGTTGCCGCCGTCGATGATCACGTCGCCGGGCTCAAGGAGCGGCGCGAACTCCCGGATCACCGCGTCTGTCGGCTCGCCCGCCTTCACCATGACGACGAGGCGGCGGGGGCGCTCCAGGGACGCCACGAACTCTTCGGGGCTGTCGGCCGGAACGAACGTGCCTTCCTTGCCGAATTCCTCGACGAGGGCGTGGGTCCTGGACGCCGTGCGGTTGTGCACCGCGACTGTGAAGCCATGACGCGCGAAGTTGCGGGCGAGATTGCGGCCCATCACCGCGAGCCCCGTTACACCGATCTGGGCTGTACCGCTCATGCGTGTGCTCCTGAAGGTGTGCGTGTGCCTGTCCGTGTCCGTGCGTGTACCTGTACCTGTACTTGTACGTGGCTGTGTGCTGGTGTTACTCACGACGTCCCGTAGCTTCCGCATTCCGCGCCGGTGGAATCGTGCGGGCGCGATTGGGGCCCGTTCGGCGGCACGGCGCGGGCTGAGTCCCCGTCAATGTGCCGCGCGCCGTGGGGAGTTCCTGGAACTTGCTCTTGTCATGGCCTGCGCGCTGCCCGTACTTTTGCCGATTGCGACGTGTCCGACGCGTGAGTGGGGGGAACCGAGCCATGGCCGCAACCGGTCGTCACCGCCGGTACCAGCCGAGCCGTATCAACCGTGCATCGCTGACGGTCACGGCAGGCGGAGCCGGGATAGCCCTGCCACTGGTCGCCTCAGGGACGGCCGACGCCGCGTCGGTCGACGTCTGGGAGAAGGTCGCGGCCTGCGAGTCGACCAGCAACTGGAAGATCAACACAGGCAACGGCTATTACGGCGGTCTCCAGTTCAAGCAGTCCACCTGGCAGGCGTACGGCGGCACCGCCTACGCCCCGCGCGCCGACCTGGCCACCAAGGACCAGCAGATCGCCGTCGCCGAGAAGGTACTCAAGGGGCAGGGGCCGACGGCCTGGCCGCTGTGCTCCGTACGGGCGGGCCTGACCCGGGGCGGCGACGCGCCGGACATCAGCACCGGGCCGAAGGGCGCTGCGCCCAAGCCGGAGACCAAGGCTAAGACCAAGCCTGAGACCAAGACCGCGACCGAGAAGAAGACCGGGACCGAGAAAGCCTCCACGCCCCGCAAGCCCTCGACCGACACCCCGAAGAAGGGCCGCACGTACACCGTCGAGGGCGGCGACACGCTCTCCACCATCGCGGACGCCGAGGACGTCAGGGGCGGCTGGCAGCGGCTGTACGAAGCGAACCGCAAGGTCGTCGGCAGCGACCCCGACCTGATCCACCCCGGGCAGCGGCTGATCCTGCACGGCGGCCAGAAGCCCAAGCCCGATTCCGGCAAGGGAACAGGGACAGGGACAGGCAAGGGAACGCGCAAGGCGACCGGCACCGAGCGCGCCTCCCACGCCCCGCCGGCCAAGCAGTCGTCGGGACTCTCCGCCCCGGTGGACGCCGGCCCCAGCACCCCCTACCGCGCCGCCGGTTCCTCCTGGGCCAAGGGCTACCACACCGGCGTCGACTTCCCGGTCCCCACCGGCACCGCCGTCAAGTCCGTCGCCCCGGGCCGGATCGTCTCGGCCGGCTGGGGCGGTGCGTACGGCTACGAGGTCGTCGTCCAGCATGCCGACGGCAAGTACAGCCAGTACGCGCACCTCTCGGCGCTCACCGTGCGCGAGGGCCAGAAGGTGGGCGGCGGGCAGCGCATCGGCCGCTCGGGGTCCACCGGCAACAGCACGGGCCCCCACCTCCACTTCGAGGTGCGCACGGGGCCCGGCTACGGCTCGGACATCGACCCGCTGGCCTACCTCAGGGCGGGCGGCGTCACGGTCTGAGTACGCCCCGGCGGCGCGAGCTCCTGGGCCGGTACGGCGGGCAGCGTCCGCCGCCGGTCCGCGTGCGCGCCGAGCCGCTCCGTCGTCAGCAGAATGAGGCCGCCCGCCGCGACGACACCGCAGCCCAGTGCCAGCGCGGTGCCCGTCGCGCCGTACCGGAAGTGCTCGCCGAACAGGGAGATGCCCACGGCGGCCGCCACCACCGGATTGATCACGGTGACCGTCGCCAGCGGGGCGGCCAGACCGGCGCCGCGGTACGACGCCTGGGACAGCAGCAGCCCCGCGGCCGCGAGCCCCGCGACGGTCAGCAGGCTCGGCAACTGGGCGGCCGGCCCGCCGGTCGAAGTCCAGTCCACGGCCACGGTCTTGGTGAACACCGAGGCGATACCGAAAGCGGCGCCCGCCGCCGTGGCCAGCAGAATGCTGCGTACGACCGCACGGTGCACCCGCTGCGCAGCCAGGAACACCGCCGCCACCCCGCCGAACGTCACCAGCGCCACCGCCAGCCGCTCGCCCCCCGCCAGCGACTGCGCGTCGGCCGTCCCGGTCAGCGACAGCAACCCCGCGAGCCCCGCCGACGCCATGATCGCGCCGCGCCAGGCGGCGGCACCCGCCTTGCGGCGGACGAACACCGCCGCCATCGGCAGCGCGAACACGATGGTCAGGGCGCCGAGCGGCTGGACCAGACTCAGCGGCCCGTACGCCAGCGCCCCCACGTGCAGCAGCGCGCCCAGGCCGTTCAGCGCCACGGCGGCCCACCAGGCGCCGTGGCGCAGCGGGGCGTACGGGCGGTGCGGTGTCGTGGAGGCGACGCGCTCCTGGACGATGGCCCCGGCCGCGTAGGCGACAGCGGAGACCAGCGCCAGCAGCACGGACAGCGCAAGAGCACTCATGGACTACACGATCTCTCGGCGCGGCGTTCAAGTCGTCGTCCCTCGGCAGGCATTCGGAGGTACTGCCGACGTAGTACGTGAGTACGCCGAGGTCCTCCTCCCGGCGCTGTAACCGCCTACCAGGGGTGGAGACCATGCCTCCCGACTACTCCCGACTACGGTGAACCGGGCGCGACGGCAGGTGAAGCGGATGGATGAAGGGGCGGCGGTAAGTGGACCTGGCAGCAGTGGCCTCCGTGGGCGGATTCTTCGCGCTGCGGACCGACGAGCCCGACGGCGGCGGGCATGTCCCGCTCGCGCAGATCTACGCGGGCGACAAGCCGGGGCTGACCTTCCGCGTCGACAAGGTCGCGGCGCGGCTGCACGCCCCCGAACGCCGCGTCGCCGCTTCCGTCGCGCACCTCGGGCTCGCCGCCCGCCTGTGGTCCATCGCCCTGGGTCCGGCCGCGCTGTACGGCGAGTTCCCCGACCTCCCGCCCGGCGACCTGCGCTGGGACGCCGACCGGAGCTCGCCCGACGACCTGTGGCTCGCCGCACCGCGCACCCTGCCCGCGACCGCCGACCGGATCCGTGAGGTGGTCCAGTACGGCCATCTCCTCCCGCTGGCCGACGCACTCGTCCGGGACTGCCGGATCTCGCGCCCACTGCTCTGGGGGAACGCAGGCTCCGCCCTGGCCGGCGCGGCCCGCGAGCTGCACACCTGGGCGAGGAGGAACGGTCGCCCGGAGGTGGGGGAGCGGGCACTGGAAATGGCCGCCGAGCTCTTCCGGCACCCCGATCTGCGCACCACCGGCACCCTCGCAGGCGCGGCGTTCCGGCGCCGCAGCTGCTGTCTCTACTACCGGTGCCCGTCGGGAGGGCTCTGCGGCGACTGTGTATTCGACCGCGCTCCCGTGAGCTGAGTCACTCGGTCCGCTGTCTCGTTTGTCGTCGGAGCCCGTCAAAACGTAAAGTTCGGATTTTGGTACTTCGATTGTGGTACTTCACAGCACGAGCGACACGAGGACAACAGCGGCGATGACGGTGACAGAGGACAGTCCGGCGTACGGCGAGAGCCCAGACAGCCCGGACAGCCCGGCCTTCGGCCCCGGCATCGACCCGGAGCGGATGGCCGTCTGCCTGAGCGTGCTCGACGAGCTCGACAAGCTGGACGTCGACCACCCCGACGCCATCGCGGTACGCCGCGCCACCGCCGGCATCTACCGGACCGTGAAGCAGCGCCGCCGCCAGGAGCGCCGGGCCGCGAAGACCGCCCACGACAGGGCCGTCACGCACGCCACCGCCACCGGCTCGGCCGAGCGCATCGACGACGAGACGCAGGGCGTCCTGCCGTCCTCCAGGGCCACCGCGGAGATCGCGGGCATACTCCAGCGCCCCCGCTCCTGCTACATCTGCAAGACCCGGTACGTCGAGGTCGACGCCTTCTACCACCAGCTGTGCCAGAAGTGCGCCGCCGAGAACCGCGCCCGCCGTGACGCCCGTACGGACCTCACCGGCAAGCGCGCGCTGCTCACCGGCGGCCGGGCCAAGATCGGCATGTACATCGCGCTGCGGCTGCTGCGCGACGGTGCGCACACCACCATCACCACGCGCTTCCCGAACGACGCGATCCGCCGCTTCAAGGCGATGCCGGACAGCGACGAGTGGATCGGCCGCCTCAAGATCGTCGGCATCGACCTGCGCGACCCGGCGCAAGTCGTCGCGCTGGCCGACTCGGTTGCCGCCGAGGGTCCGCTCGACATCCTGATCAACAACGCCGCGCAGACGGTACGCCGCTCCCCGGGGGCGTACAGCGAGCTGGTCGCCGCCGAGTCGGCGCCGCTGCCTGCGGGCGAGCTGCCGCCGGCGCAGGTCATCGGCACCTTCGGCAGTGGCACCGTGGACCGCGTGGCCGCGCTGCCGGCCGCCCGCAGTGAGGACGGCCTCACCGCGCAGGACGTGACGGAGCTGGCGCTGGTCTCGGGATCGGCGTCGCTCGCCCGGATCGAGGCCGGCACGGCCATCGACGCCGGCGGTCTGGTCCCCGACCTGCACGACACCAACAGCTGGATCCAGACTGTTTCGGAGGTCGACCCGGTCGAGCTGCTCGAAGTGCAGCTGTGCAACTCGACCGCGCCGTTCATCCTGATCAGCCGCCTGCGCGCGGCGATGGCCGCGTCGTCCGCGCAGCGGAAGTACGTCGTGAACGTGTCCGCGATGGAGGGTGTCTTCAGCCGCGGTTACAAGGGTGCGGGGCACCCGCACACCAACATGGCGAAGGCCGCGCTGAACATGCTGACGCGCACCAGCGGCCAGGAGATGTTCGAGAAGGACGGCATCCTGATGACCGCCGTCGACACCGGCTGGATCACGGACGAGCGCCCGCACCCCGACAAGATGCGGCTCGCCGAGGAGGGCTTCCACGCGCCGCTCGACCTCGTCGACGGCGCGGCGCGGGTGTACGACCCGATCGTGCGGGGCGAGGAGAACGGCGAGGACCTGTTCGGCGTCTTCCTGAAGGACTACGCCCCGGCGAACTGGTAGGCGGGCGGCACGTGCCGCCCGCGGCGCTTTCCCCTACCCGCCCCTTCCCGAAGTCCTCAAACTCCCCCAGACTTCGTCCGGGGGGACCCCCAACGGGCTGAAATACGCAGCCACTGGGGGAGTTTGAGGAGCGGGGTCTGGGGCGGGGCCCACGCGGCGGCAGCCGAAAGTGTCACAGCCGGGAAGGGGCGGGGTGGGGAACAAGCCCCGCGCAGCGGCTCGCGTTCGGTCGCGTGACGGCGCGTCACGCGCACCCTCACGCACCTGATATACGCCCCGCCGCCACCATCTCCAGCACCGGCCGCCAGTCCTCCATCACCCCCGCGTCGAGCCCGACCGCCTTCCCCGCATCATCCGCCTGACGCAGCGTCACCGCATCCTCCGCCAGCGGATCGCGCGCGAACGCCGCCGCCTCGTCGGGCGTCATCGCCCCGCCCTGCAGCCCGAGCGTCAGCGCGCTCTGCGCCGACAGCGGGCGCCCCGGTTCCTCCGCCGCCAGATAGCGCTTCGCCGGCACATGGAGCTGTACGAGCCGGGCGACCCGCTCGCCGAGCAGCGGGCGTACCGCGTCCGCCGCCCGGTCGGCGTGACCCGCGTCGTCACCCGGCTGGAGCAGATGCCCCAGGTCATGAACGAGCCCCGCCAGCTGGAGCTCCTTGTCGCTGGGGTGCGAGCGACGCAGCAAATGCGCCGTCTGGAGTGCGTGATCGTGCAGATCGACCGGATCGCCGCTGCGGTCGGACGCGTCCCAGGCGCCCCGGCAGGCATGCAGCAGAGCCATCAATTCCTCGACGGTGCGCAGCTCCATCCCGTTCCTCCCCGAAGCGTGAGCATCTGTGCCTCCGAGCAGATCACGTGGGGCTCGGCTTCCGGCTGAACGGGGCACGAAGGGCGGAAGGCCGAAATGTGACGGAATCCATCGAGCGGAACCCCGCTCATATGGGTACTCTGTTGGTCACGGACAGCCCAACCAAGGCCACTCCAGTGTGAGTAAACGGCGCCACCGCGACCGAACTGCCCCAATATTCCGGACCCGTTGGGTGCCGGTCGCCCGCCGGCCAAGGCCGCGGCGACTCGTCCGACGGGTTACGCGACACAAAGGAGTGCGCGGTGACGCCAGAGGTTACAAAGCAGGACAAGCGACACGAACGTGGCGAACAGGCCGGTGAGCCCCGACGCCGTCGGCCCGACGAGCTCGGCAGCCTCGAAGTCTGGTCCCGCTCCGCCCCGATCAGACTGGCCGGGTACGAAGACGACCTGGCC
This window harbors:
- a CDS encoding (2Fe-2S)-binding protein; this translates as MDLAAVASVGGFFALRTDEPDGGGHVPLAQIYAGDKPGLTFRVDKVAARLHAPERRVAASVAHLGLAARLWSIALGPAALYGEFPDLPPGDLRWDADRSSPDDLWLAAPRTLPATADRIREVVQYGHLLPLADALVRDCRISRPLLWGNAGSALAGAARELHTWARRNGRPEVGERALEMAAELFRHPDLRTTGTLAGAAFRRRSCCLYYRCPSGGLCGDCVFDRAPVS
- a CDS encoding inositol oxygenase family protein, which codes for MELRTVEELMALLHACRGAWDASDRSGDPVDLHDHALQTAHLLRRSHPSDKELQLAGLVHDLGHLLQPGDDAGHADRAADAVRPLLGERVARLVQLHVPAKRYLAAEEPGRPLSAQSALTLGLQGGAMTPDEAAAFARDPLAEDAVTLRQADDAGKAVGLDAGVMEDWRPVLEMVAAGRISGA
- a CDS encoding transglycosylase family protein; amino-acid sequence: MAATGRHRRYQPSRINRASLTVTAGGAGIALPLVASGTADAASVDVWEKVAACESTSNWKINTGNGYYGGLQFKQSTWQAYGGTAYAPRADLATKDQQIAVAEKVLKGQGPTAWPLCSVRAGLTRGGDAPDISTGPKGAAPKPETKAKTKPETKTATEKKTGTEKASTPRKPSTDTPKKGRTYTVEGGDTLSTIADAEDVRGGWQRLYEANRKVVGSDPDLIHPGQRLILHGGQKPKPDSGKGTGTGTGKGTRKATGTERASHAPPAKQSSGLSAPVDAGPSTPYRAAGSSWAKGYHTGVDFPVPTGTAVKSVAPGRIVSAGWGGAYGYEVVVQHADGKYSQYAHLSALTVREGQKVGGGQRIGRSGSTGNSTGPHLHFEVRTGPGYGSDIDPLAYLRAGGVTV
- a CDS encoding SDR family NAD(P)-dependent oxidoreductase; translation: MTVTEDSPAYGESPDSPDSPAFGPGIDPERMAVCLSVLDELDKLDVDHPDAIAVRRATAGIYRTVKQRRRQERRAAKTAHDRAVTHATATGSAERIDDETQGVLPSSRATAEIAGILQRPRSCYICKTRYVEVDAFYHQLCQKCAAENRARRDARTDLTGKRALLTGGRAKIGMYIALRLLRDGAHTTITTRFPNDAIRRFKAMPDSDEWIGRLKIVGIDLRDPAQVVALADSVAAEGPLDILINNAAQTVRRSPGAYSELVAAESAPLPAGELPPAQVIGTFGSGTVDRVAALPAARSEDGLTAQDVTELALVSGSASLARIEAGTAIDAGGLVPDLHDTNSWIQTVSEVDPVELLEVQLCNSTAPFILISRLRAAMAASSAQRKYVVNVSAMEGVFSRGYKGAGHPHTNMAKAALNMLTRTSGQEMFEKDGILMTAVDTGWITDERPHPDKMRLAEEGFHAPLDLVDGAARVYDPIVRGEENGEDLFGVFLKDYAPANW
- the gndA gene encoding NADP-dependent phosphogluconate dehydrogenase, with amino-acid sequence MSGTAQIGVTGLAVMGRNLARNFARHGFTVAVHNRTASRTHALVEEFGKEGTFVPADSPEEFVASLERPRRLVVMVKAGEPTDAVIREFAPLLEPGDVIIDGGNAHFEDTRRREKELREHGIHFVGTGISGGEEGALHGPSIMPGGSVESYGSLGPLLEKIAAKAKDGSPCVAHIGPDGAGHFVKMVHNGIEYADMQLIAEAYHLLRAVAGYSPGKIAETFRSWNTGRLDSYLIEITAEVLAHTDADTGKPFVDIVADEAEQKGTGRWTVQIALDLGVPVSGIAEAVFARSLSGHKDLRKASGALPGPRSEPLGEADAAAFAGQVEQALYASKIVSYTQGFHQIRAGSEAYGWNIDLGAVASIWREGCIIRAAFLDRIRAAYDDRPDLPSLLADKGFTEEIGTAQDDWRAVVTAAARGGVPTPGFSAAVAYYDALRAERLPAALTQGQRDFFGAHTYRRTDREGSFHTLWGGNRSEVRAD
- the panD gene encoding aspartate 1-decarboxylase, which encodes MFRTMFKSKIHRATVTEADLHYVGSVTVDADLLEAADLLPGELVHIVDITNGARLETYTIEGERGSGVIGINGAAAHLVHPGDLVILISYAQVDDAEARSLKPRVVHVDADNRIVALGADTSEPVPGTDTRRSPHAAPAEAVQV
- a CDS encoding arylsulfatase, coding for MLTLLHTSPVHVPVFDVLRDREHPGLGLRHLVYEELLARARSGGPGAVGPEIATVLAEAVADGATAVLCTCSTIGGTAESYAAQAGVPVLRVDRPMAAAAVAAAPGRDPVRIAVVAALHSTLAPTADLIREEADAAGRQVHILTVPAEGAWKYFEDGDRDGYLDAVAETVDGIDGIDGVDGVAGVDEVDVVVLAQASMADAAARTRTAVPVLSSPVPGLRAAAAVALR